In one Nodosilinea sp. FACHB-141 genomic region, the following are encoded:
- a CDS encoding response regulator: MVTSPSSTADGQLRIVVVEDDRGNRLFFADYLTYSGFRVLALPHGLDLQQHLKEFQPHLLLLDLGLPEIDGYTLLQQLRSSAPWQNLPVIVVSGYAFAEDQQRALALGAQQYLVKPIALQQLTQAIHTVVRSPQSE, encoded by the coding sequence ATGGTGACATCTCCATCCAGCACTGCTGATGGTCAGCTTCGCATCGTTGTGGTAGAGGACGACAGGGGCAACCGTCTATTTTTTGCCGACTATCTCACCTACTCTGGGTTTAGGGTACTGGCGCTGCCCCATGGGCTAGACCTACAGCAGCATCTAAAAGAGTTTCAGCCCCATCTGCTACTGCTCGATCTAGGGTTGCCCGAAATTGATGGCTACACTCTGCTCCAACAGCTGCGATCGTCTGCTCCATGGCAAAATTTGCCCGTCATCGTTGTGTCGGGCTATGCCTTTGCCGAAGACCAGCAGCGCGCCTTGGCCTTGGGGGCGCAGCAGTACCTGGTCAAACCTATTGCCCTTCAGCAGCTCACCCAGGCGATTCACACCGTTGTGCGATCGCCCCAGTCAGAGTGA
- a CDS encoding LL-diaminopimelate aminotransferase produces MQIAQRMMPLQANVFADMDRAKAAARATGQSIVDLSLGSSDLSTPTHVLEAIATALSDPTTHGYCLFSGTQAFREAAARWYTDKFDVAVDPETEVLLLIGSQEGTAHLPLAVLNPGDFALLMDPGYPSHAGGVYLANGQIYPMPLIAEDGFLPRFADIPLAVLEQSRLMVLSYPHNPTTATASLDFWQEAVAFCQQHNLVLAHDFPYADLTFTGKPAISALQADPDKTCTIEFFTMSKSYNMGGFRVGYAIGNAAIITALRQIKANVDFNQYPGIQRGAIAALTGPQDTVHNMVATFRQRRDTAVAALNRIGWAVPKPDATMYLWAKLPNPWSERSKEFCLRLVEQTGVALAPGIGFGKAGEGYVRIALVHPPDVLEAAIDRIAEFLPGAP; encoded by the coding sequence ATGCAAATCGCCCAGCGGATGATGCCTCTACAGGCCAACGTGTTTGCCGATATGGATCGGGCTAAGGCAGCGGCTCGAGCAACGGGCCAGTCGATTGTCGATCTGTCGTTGGGGTCGTCAGATTTGTCTACGCCAACCCATGTGTTAGAGGCGATCGCCACCGCCCTGAGCGACCCCACCACCCACGGCTACTGCCTATTTTCAGGGACTCAAGCGTTTCGTGAAGCCGCTGCTCGCTGGTATACCGATAAGTTTGATGTAGCCGTCGATCCTGAGACCGAGGTGCTTCTGCTAATCGGCTCCCAGGAAGGCACCGCCCACCTCCCCCTGGCAGTGCTCAACCCCGGCGACTTTGCCCTGCTGATGGACCCGGGCTACCCTTCCCACGCCGGGGGGGTGTACCTGGCCAACGGGCAGATTTATCCCATGCCTCTGATTGCAGAAGATGGGTTCTTACCCCGCTTTGCCGACATTCCTCTGGCGGTGTTGGAACAATCGCGACTGATGGTGCTGAGCTACCCCCACAATCCCACCACCGCCACGGCCTCGCTCGATTTTTGGCAAGAGGCGGTGGCTTTTTGTCAGCAGCACAACCTGGTGCTGGCCCATGACTTCCCCTACGCTGACCTAACCTTTACGGGGAAGCCAGCCATATCGGCCCTTCAGGCCGACCCCGACAAGACCTGCACCATCGAGTTCTTCACCATGTCGAAGTCTTACAACATGGGAGGCTTCCGGGTGGGGTATGCGATCGGCAACGCAGCGATCATTACCGCTCTGCGTCAGATCAAGGCCAACGTAGATTTCAACCAGTATCCCGGCATTCAGCGGGGGGCGATCGCTGCCCTCACCGGCCCCCAAGACACCGTACACAACATGGTTGCCACCTTTCGCCAGCGACGCGACACAGCGGTGGCGGCGTTAAATCGCATTGGCTGGGCGGTGCCTAAGCCCGACGCCACCATGTATCTCTGGGCCAAACTGCCCAACCCTTGGAGTGAGCGCTCTAAGGAGTTTTGTCTGCGCTTGGTCGAGCAGACTGGCGTAGCCTTGGCCCCTGGTATAGGCTTCGGCAAGGCGGGCGAGGGTTATGTGCGGATTGCCCTAGTGCATCCGCCGGATGTGCTAGAAGCGGCGATCGATCGCATTGCTGAATTTCTGCCAGGCGCTCCATAA
- a CDS encoding GGDEF domain-containing protein, with protein sequence MNQVRPTSLGDAYPALCNFLRLTSLTLSAPQLALTVQVGDDWRHGGVMNYGQLPAVTLREVLSSQPMEATFLECDQLSLSTHSQSGLPAEASPMPVLVGRLHSTDHRYNFTIYVPGLAVDGLSEVQIKTLQYLTQQLLLCLALAQPATPSLPHAGAPRLTAGAPLDGVDFLSRVVTLNPGGAIYDRVQHGHPRLADLVAQLQSCLSYKQLGQLLGTYLPYFFPHQSGRLVLFSTSSESFTVLTEWGDAKPLAVVEQQCCYSQEQLPFQPSCIGQECHQCQVSHYPQQATRCIVLGMVNNTTCIVQLVQTEADPFTSVQTALLKKLSEQILFVMQRLLLLEDLQDQALKDPLTGLLNRRHADTVLNSLCHATKQQNISIILIDIDHFKAVNDTYGHQAGDAVLKNIGMLLRGHVRAQDIVCRYGGEEFCMVLLDTTPEVALKRAEKIRRAVKYVTNSFNGQTLPPISISLGVASFPHHGETPQALVTLADKALYWAKNHGRDRAISVDHMLSRAEVS encoded by the coding sequence ATGAACCAAGTCCGGCCTACGTCTTTAGGAGATGCCTACCCAGCCCTATGCAACTTTTTGCGGCTTACCTCACTGACTCTGTCTGCCCCTCAGCTAGCGCTAACGGTCCAGGTGGGCGACGACTGGCGCCACGGCGGGGTAATGAACTACGGTCAACTGCCCGCTGTCACTCTGCGAGAGGTGCTGTCCAGCCAGCCGATGGAGGCAACATTTCTAGAATGCGATCAGCTTTCCCTTAGCACTCACAGCCAATCGGGTCTACCTGCCGAAGCCAGCCCGATGCCAGTGCTGGTAGGGCGTTTGCACAGCACCGACCATCGGTATAACTTTACAATTTATGTGCCTGGCTTGGCCGTAGATGGGCTAAGCGAGGTGCAGATTAAAACCCTTCAGTACCTCACCCAGCAGCTGCTCTTGTGTCTGGCTCTAGCCCAACCCGCTACCCCATCGCTGCCGCATGCAGGGGCGCCCAGACTGACGGCGGGTGCACCCCTTGACGGTGTCGATTTTCTGTCGCGGGTGGTGACGCTAAACCCCGGTGGTGCTATCTACGATCGCGTTCAGCATGGCCATCCTCGGTTGGCTGATTTGGTGGCCCAGCTCCAGTCGTGCCTGTCTTACAAGCAGTTGGGCCAGCTGTTAGGGACCTATTTGCCCTATTTTTTTCCGCATCAGTCGGGGCGTCTGGTGCTGTTTTCGACCTCTTCTGAAAGCTTTACAGTTCTCACCGAGTGGGGCGATGCTAAGCCCTTAGCCGTGGTAGAACAGCAGTGTTGCTATTCCCAGGAGCAACTGCCGTTTCAGCCGTCCTGCATTGGTCAAGAATGCCACCAGTGCCAGGTAAGCCATTACCCCCAACAGGCTACTAGGTGCATCGTGCTCGGCATGGTGAATAACACCACCTGTATTGTGCAGCTGGTGCAGACCGAGGCAGACCCCTTTACTTCGGTGCAGACGGCGCTGCTAAAAAAGCTGTCGGAGCAAATTCTGTTTGTGATGCAGCGGCTGCTGCTGCTCGAAGACCTGCAAGATCAGGCGCTAAAGGATCCGCTAACGGGGTTGCTCAACCGCCGCCATGCCGACACCGTGCTTAACAGCCTGTGCCACGCCACCAAACAGCAAAATATCAGCATTATTTTGATCGATATTGACCATTTCAAAGCTGTCAACGATACCTATGGCCACCAGGCAGGCGATGCCGTGCTCAAAAATATTGGCATGCTGCTGCGGGGCCATGTGCGAGCTCAGGATATCGTCTGTCGCTACGGCGGTGAAGAATTTTGTATGGTGCTGCTCGACACTACCCCTGAAGTCGCCCTAAAACGAGCCGAAAAAATTCGTCGGGCTGTGAAGTATGTCACTAATTCCTTCAATGGCCAAACGCTGCCACCGATCAGTATTTCTCTAGGTGTGGCAAGCTTTCCTCACCACGGTGAAACCCCACAAGCTTTGGTTACCCTGGCTGACAAGGCACTGTACTGGGCCAAAAACCACGGACGCGATCGCGCCATCAGCGTCGACCACATGCTCTCTAGGGCTGAGGTCTCTTAA
- a CDS encoding PspA/IM30 family protein, which translates to MGLFDRVSRVVRSNLNAAVSSAENPEKILDQAIIDMQEDLVQMRQAVAGAIASQKRVQQQYERASSEANTWQQRAQLALQKGDDELAKQALLRKKTQAETAVALKTQLDGQSATVDQLKRNLIGLESKLSEAKTKKDMLKARASAAKANEQLQNTTSSLNTGSAMAAFERMEEKVLQMEARSQAAVELAGADLESQFASLEAGGDVDSELAAMKAQLAGGTVDQGQLPAAQTAIPVTESTEVDAELEQLRSQIDKLD; encoded by the coding sequence ATGGGGTTATTTGATCGCGTTAGCCGAGTGGTTCGCTCTAACCTGAATGCGGCGGTGAGTTCGGCGGAGAATCCAGAGAAGATTCTAGACCAGGCCATCATTGACATGCAGGAAGACCTGGTGCAAATGCGCCAGGCGGTGGCGGGCGCGATCGCCAGCCAGAAGCGGGTGCAGCAGCAGTATGAGCGGGCTAGCAGTGAGGCCAACACCTGGCAACAGCGGGCTCAACTAGCCCTGCAAAAGGGTGATGACGAATTAGCAAAGCAGGCACTGCTGCGCAAGAAAACCCAGGCTGAAACCGCTGTTGCCCTCAAGACTCAGTTGGATGGCCAAAGCGCCACTGTGGACCAGCTCAAACGCAACCTGATTGGCTTGGAGAGCAAGCTATCTGAGGCCAAGACCAAAAAAGATATGCTCAAGGCGCGGGCCAGTGCCGCCAAGGCTAACGAGCAACTGCAAAACACCACCAGCAGCCTCAACACCGGCAGTGCCATGGCGGCCTTTGAGCGCATGGAAGAAAAGGTGCTGCAAATGGAGGCTAGATCTCAAGCGGCAGTAGAGCTAGCTGGAGCTGACTTGGAAAGCCAGTTTGCTTCCCTCGAAGCCGGTGGCGATGTGGACTCGGAGCTAGCAGCGATGAAGGCTCAGCTAGCGGGTGGCACCGTAGACCAGGGGCAGCTACCTGCCGCTCAGACAGCTATTCCCGTCACCGAGTCAACAGAAGTAGATGCCGAGCTAGAGCAACTGCGATCGCAGATTGACAAGCTTGACTAG
- the sufR gene encoding iron-sulfur cluster biosynthesis transcriptional regulator SufR yields the protein MTSVQQPSTSTKDDILMYLLRQGEATAHDLAEHFEVSAQAIRRHLKDLEAEALIEHRTVQEGMGRPNHLYQISAKGRDRYPAKYDEFALSLLDTMAATMGQDQVGTMLRKQWERKALEYRDRIGTGSLGERVARLVQIRQAEGYMSEWHEVSDGDVRQTGPGYIITEYNCAISHIAESFPSVCGHELEMFQVALTDCTVQRTHWLVRGEHRCGYLVQGLD from the coding sequence ATGACCTCTGTGCAGCAACCCTCTACCTCTACAAAAGACGACATTTTGATGTATCTGCTCAGGCAGGGCGAGGCGACAGCCCATGACCTGGCAGAGCACTTTGAGGTGAGTGCCCAGGCCATTCGTCGCCATCTAAAGGATTTAGAAGCGGAAGCGCTGATTGAGCACCGAACGGTGCAGGAGGGCATGGGGCGACCTAACCACCTGTATCAGATCAGTGCCAAGGGGCGCGATCGCTACCCCGCTAAGTACGATGAATTTGCGCTCTCTCTGCTCGATACTATGGCCGCCACCATGGGCCAAGACCAGGTGGGCACCATGCTACGCAAACAGTGGGAGCGCAAGGCCCTAGAGTACCGCGATCGCATCGGCACCGGCAGCCTAGGCGAACGAGTGGCTCGGCTAGTGCAGATCCGCCAGGCCGAGGGCTACATGTCTGAGTGGCACGAGGTCAGCGATGGCGACGTGCGCCAGACCGGCCCTGGATACATCATCACCGAATACAACTGCGCCATTTCCCACATTGCGGAGTCGTTCCCCAGCGTTTGTGGCCACGAGCTAGAAATGTTTCAGGTGGCGCTGACCGATTGCACGGTGCAGCGCACCCATTGGCTGGTGAGGGGTGAGCATCGCTGCGGCTACCTGGTGCAGGGGCTCGACTAG
- a CDS encoding ferredoxin-thioredoxin reductase catalytic domain-containing protein translates to MTDLKPNQATDKNLELMRNFAQSYAKRTGTYFCSDAGVTAVVLEGLAKHKDDLGAPLCPCRHYEDKGAEVKAIYWNCPCIPMQERKECHCMLFLTPDNPFAGEQQDITFETIRAETNKF, encoded by the coding sequence ATGACTGACCTCAAACCCAACCAGGCCACCGACAAGAACCTAGAGCTCATGCGCAACTTTGCCCAGAGCTACGCCAAGCGCACCGGCACCTACTTCTGCTCTGACGCTGGTGTGACTGCTGTGGTACTTGAAGGTCTAGCCAAACACAAAGATGACCTCGGCGCACCCCTGTGCCCTTGTCGCCATTACGAAGACAAGGGGGCTGAGGTCAAGGCCATCTACTGGAACTGTCCCTGCATCCCCATGCAGGAGCGCAAAGAGTGCCACTGCATGCTCTTTCTCACGCCCGATAACCCCTTTGCGGGCGAGCAGCAAGACATTACCTTCGAGACCATCCGCGCCGAAACCAATAAGTTCTAG
- the sufB gene encoding Fe-S cluster assembly protein SufB — protein sequence MSASVQTLVSQPYKYGFTTDIEADAIPRGLSEDVVRMISAKKNEPAFMLEFRLKAYRKWLTMKEPAWPNVKYPPIDYQNIVYYSAPKTQPKKLGSLDEVDPTLLDTFEKLGIPLSEQKRLANVAVDAIFDSVSVATTFKEKLAESGVIFCSISEALQEHPDLVQKYLGTVVPVGDNYFAALNSAVFSDGSFVYIPKDTQCPMDLSTYFRINNGDSGQFERTLIVAEAGSSVTYLEGCTAPMYDSNQLHAAVVELVAMDDASINYSTVQNWYAGDENGKGGIYNFVTKRGLCAGKNSKISWTQVETGSAITWKYPSCVLVGDNSVGEFYSVALTNNMQQADTGTKMVHVGKNTRSTIISKGISAANSKNSYRGLVKIGPKATGARNYSQCDSMLIGDTSGANTFPYIQVQNSTAQVEHEASTSKIGEDQLFYFAQRGISPEDAVSMIISGFCRDVFNKLPMEFAAEADKLLALKLENTVG from the coding sequence ATGAGTGCTTCCGTTCAAACCCTTGTTAGCCAGCCCTATAAGTACGGCTTCACTACCGACATTGAGGCCGACGCCATTCCTCGCGGCCTCAGCGAAGACGTGGTGCGCATGATCTCAGCCAAAAAGAATGAGCCAGCTTTCATGCTGGAGTTTCGGCTGAAGGCCTACCGCAAGTGGCTGACGATGAAAGAGCCTGCCTGGCCTAACGTCAAGTATCCGCCCATCGACTACCAAAATATCGTCTACTACTCGGCCCCCAAGACCCAGCCCAAAAAACTCGGCAGTCTGGATGAAGTAGACCCTACCCTGCTTGACACCTTCGAGAAGCTAGGCATCCCCCTCTCGGAGCAAAAGCGGCTGGCCAACGTGGCAGTCGATGCCATCTTTGACAGCGTGTCGGTGGCCACCACCTTCAAAGAAAAGCTGGCGGAGTCGGGCGTCATCTTCTGCTCGATCTCTGAGGCGCTACAAGAGCACCCCGACTTGGTGCAGAAATACCTCGGTACGGTGGTTCCCGTAGGCGACAACTACTTCGCGGCGCTCAACTCGGCGGTGTTTAGCGATGGCTCCTTTGTCTATATTCCCAAAGACACCCAGTGTCCGATGGATCTGTCTACCTACTTCCGCATTAACAACGGCGACTCCGGCCAGTTTGAGCGCACGCTGATTGTGGCCGAAGCCGGTAGCTCGGTGACCTATCTTGAGGGCTGCACAGCCCCCATGTACGACAGCAACCAGCTCCACGCTGCGGTCGTTGAACTGGTTGCCATGGATGATGCCAGCATCAACTACTCCACCGTTCAGAACTGGTACGCCGGGGACGAAAACGGCAAGGGCGGCATCTACAACTTCGTCACCAAACGCGGCCTCTGCGCTGGGAAGAACTCTAAAATTTCTTGGACTCAGGTTGAAACTGGCTCGGCTATCACCTGGAAGTATCCCAGCTGCGTGCTAGTGGGCGACAACTCCGTGGGTGAGTTTTACTCAGTGGCGTTGACGAACAACATGCAGCAGGCCGACACCGGCACCAAAATGGTGCACGTGGGCAAAAACACCCGCAGCACCATTATCTCTAAGGGCATTTCGGCAGCGAACTCAAAGAACAGCTACCGAGGCTTGGTGAAAATTGGCCCTAAAGCCACCGGGGCGCGCAACTACTCCCAGTGCGACTCGATGCTGATTGGTGATACCTCTGGAGCTAACACGTTCCCCTACATTCAGGTGCAGAACAGCACTGCCCAGGTGGAGCACGAAGCTTCAACCTCTAAAATCGGGGAAGACCAGCTGTTCTACTTTGCCCAGCGGGGCATTTCGCCGGAAGATGCGGTGTCGATGATCATCAGCGGCTTTTGCCGCGATGTGTTTAACAAGCTGCCCATGGAGTTTGCCGCTGAGGCGGACAAGCTGCTGGCACTGAAGCTAGAAAACACCGTTGGGTAG
- the sufC gene encoding Fe-S cluster assembly ATPase SufC, whose protein sequence is MINDNSEIVLSVRDLRATVDGTEILKGLNLEVRAGEIHAIMGLNGSGKSTFSKVLAGHPDYEVTAGEIHFKGQDVLELDPHDRATAGIFLAFQYPLEIPGVSNRDFLRVAFNAHRKARGEDEIDVFDFDDLIEEKLDLVKMDASFLDRSVNEGFSGGEKKRNEILQMALLEPALSILDETDSGLDIDALKTVAGGVNQLANAHNAVVLITHYQRLLDYIVPDFVHVMADGRIITTGGKDLAKQLESRGYEWVLEEFRTGVTA, encoded by the coding sequence ATGATTAACGACAACAGCGAAATCGTTCTCTCGGTACGCGACCTCCGCGCCACCGTAGATGGCACCGAAATTCTCAAGGGTCTGAACCTGGAGGTAAGGGCGGGGGAAATTCACGCCATTATGGGTCTCAACGGCTCGGGTAAGAGCACGTTCTCTAAGGTGCTGGCCGGCCATCCAGACTATGAAGTTACCGCTGGGGAGATTCACTTTAAAGGACAGGACGTTCTTGAGCTAGATCCCCACGATCGCGCCACTGCCGGTATCTTTCTCGCCTTCCAGTACCCGCTCGAAATCCCTGGCGTCAGCAACCGTGACTTTTTGCGGGTGGCCTTTAATGCCCACCGCAAAGCCCGGGGCGAAGACGAAATCGACGTATTTGATTTCGACGACCTGATCGAAGAGAAGCTGGACCTGGTGAAGATGGATGCGTCGTTTCTCGATCGCAGCGTCAACGAGGGCTTCTCGGGCGGCGAGAAAAAGCGCAACGAAATTCTGCAAATGGCGCTGCTAGAACCGGCCTTGTCGATTCTGGATGAAACCGATTCAGGGCTCGATATTGACGCGCTCAAAACTGTGGCCGGTGGGGTAAACCAGCTGGCCAACGCTCACAATGCCGTGGTGCTGATTACCCACTATCAGCGGCTGCTCGATTACATCGTGCCCGACTTTGTCCACGTGATGGCTGACGGTCGCATCATTACGACCGGCGGCAAAGACCTGGCTAAGCAGCTAGAGTCGCGTGGCTACGAGTGGGTGCTGGAGGAATTTCGCACGGGGGTGACGGCGTAA
- the sufD gene encoding Fe-S cluster assembly protein SufD, which yields MASSVSDVSVLRTADQRDAYLKGLVQIAQAAVPESLVLAEVRSRAASFLNEQTFPSTRQEDWRFTDLSAMLGIDFATAGESFVTEADIAELRLSETAGAQVVVVNGRVSRELSQLHGLSEGAIVGSLGDRPELQSQLAERLAQASGNHEVFTALNTVGFADAVVVWLPRNQVVETPIQIIYVSQAQGDSLFVQPRCLVVAESGSALTLVEDYWGDSTATHFTNAVTELWLDANAQITHSRIEREGAGTFHIGKTVVTQARDSQYIGTAAGFGAKLARHNWEVYQTGEQTTTRLYGLAAIADTQQADTHSLVALSHPHGIMEQEHKAIVDGRAHSVFNGRVAVAQKAQLTSASQLNRNLLLSDQARVDTKPQLEIVADNVKCAHGATVSQLQSDEIFYLQSRGISAPQAQRLLIYAFAMEILDRIPVETLRSRLAATIAQWS from the coding sequence ATGGCAAGTTCGGTGTCTGACGTGAGCGTGCTAAGAACGGCTGACCAGCGCGATGCTTACCTGAAAGGGTTGGTCCAGATCGCCCAGGCGGCTGTGCCCGAGAGCTTGGTACTGGCTGAGGTGCGATCGCGCGCCGCCTCCTTCCTAAACGAGCAAACCTTTCCCTCGACCCGACAAGAAGACTGGCGCTTCACCGACCTGTCAGCAATGTTGGGCATCGACTTTGCCACGGCTGGAGAGTCTTTTGTCACTGAGGCCGATATTGCTGAGCTGCGCCTGTCAGAAACTGCTGGCGCTCAGGTGGTGGTTGTTAACGGACGAGTCAGCCGCGAGCTGTCTCAACTCCATGGATTGTCAGAAGGGGCAATTGTTGGTTCACTGGGCGATCGCCCCGAACTCCAGAGCCAATTGGCCGAACGCCTCGCTCAGGCCAGCGGCAACCACGAAGTGTTCACAGCCTTAAACACCGTAGGCTTTGCGGATGCTGTGGTGGTTTGGCTGCCTCGCAACCAGGTGGTTGAAACTCCGATTCAAATTATTTATGTATCCCAGGCGCAGGGCGATTCTCTGTTCGTTCAGCCTCGCTGTTTGGTGGTCGCTGAGTCGGGTAGTGCCCTTACCTTGGTAGAAGATTATTGGGGCGATTCAACGGCAACCCACTTCACCAATGCCGTCACCGAACTGTGGCTCGACGCCAACGCCCAAATTACCCACAGCCGCATCGAGCGAGAGGGCGCGGGCACCTTTCACATCGGCAAGACTGTGGTAACCCAGGCCCGCGATAGCCAATACATCGGCACCGCCGCCGGGTTTGGCGCCAAACTGGCTCGCCACAACTGGGAGGTTTACCAAACCGGGGAGCAAACCACCACTAGGCTCTACGGATTGGCGGCGATCGCCGACACTCAACAGGCCGATACCCACAGTCTCGTCGCCCTCAGCCATCCCCACGGGATCATGGAGCAGGAGCACAAGGCAATTGTCGATGGCAGAGCCCACAGCGTTTTTAACGGGCGCGTAGCTGTGGCTCAAAAAGCCCAGCTCACCAGCGCTAGCCAGCTCAACCGCAACCTGCTGCTGTCTGACCAAGCTCGGGTCGATACCAAACCTCAGCTCGAAATCGTGGCTGACAACGTCAAGTGCGCCCACGGGGCGACGGTGAGCCAGCTTCAGTCAGACGAGATTTTTTACCTGCAAAGTCGCGGCATTAGCGCTCCCCAAGCCCAGCGATTGCTGATCTATGCTTTTGCTATGGAGATCTTAGACAGGATACCGGTTGAAACGCTGCGATCGCGTCTGGCTGCCACCATCGCCCAGTGGTCCTGA
- a CDS encoding SufS family cysteine desulfurase: protein MTVAQELTLAAKVRAHFPILHQEVNAQPLVYLDNAATSQKPKAVLDALQHYYQNDNANVHRGVHNLSARATESYEGARDKVAAFVKATSRNEIVFTRNASEAINLVAYAWGMSTLKAGDEIILSVMEHHSNLVPWQFVAQRTGAVLRFVGLTADQSFDLDQYRELVNDKTRLVSVNHVSNTLGCINPVEEIIDLAHRHGAKVLIDGCQSAPHLPLNLPALGCDWFVASGHKMCAPTGIGFLYGKLEVLEAMPPFMGGGEMIADVFLDHSTYASLPHKFEAGTPAIAEAIALGAAVDYLSTLGMDNIAAYEHELTAYLYQQMQTIPEVTLYGPLPQADGSGRAALATFTVEGVHAQDLSTLLDQSGIAIRSGHHCTQPLHRVLEVDSTARASLYFYNTKAEIDSFIAALKDTIEFFKGVFEDDD, encoded by the coding sequence ATGACTGTCGCTCAGGAACTCACCCTCGCCGCTAAGGTTCGTGCCCACTTCCCGATTCTGCATCAGGAGGTGAATGCTCAGCCGCTGGTTTACCTCGACAACGCCGCCACCTCGCAGAAGCCCAAGGCAGTGCTAGACGCATTGCAGCACTACTACCAGAACGACAATGCAAATGTGCATCGAGGGGTGCACAACCTCAGTGCTCGGGCCACTGAGTCCTATGAGGGCGCGAGGGATAAAGTGGCGGCCTTTGTCAAAGCCACTAGCCGCAACGAGATTGTGTTTACCCGCAACGCCAGCGAAGCCATAAACCTAGTGGCCTACGCCTGGGGCATGAGTACGCTCAAAGCAGGGGATGAAATCATTCTCTCGGTGATGGAGCACCACAGCAATCTGGTGCCCTGGCAGTTTGTGGCTCAGCGCACTGGGGCGGTGCTTAGGTTTGTAGGGCTAACCGCCGACCAATCTTTTGACCTTGACCAGTATCGTGAGCTGGTCAATGATAAGACTCGCCTGGTGTCCGTCAACCACGTTTCTAACACCTTGGGCTGCATCAACCCGGTAGAAGAGATTATTGACCTTGCTCACCGCCACGGAGCCAAGGTGCTGATTGATGGTTGCCAGAGCGCGCCTCACCTGCCGCTCAACTTGCCCGCCCTAGGCTGCGACTGGTTCGTGGCCTCGGGCCACAAGATGTGTGCCCCGACCGGCATCGGGTTCCTCTACGGCAAACTGGAGGTACTGGAGGCTATGCCCCCCTTTATGGGTGGTGGCGAAATGATTGCCGATGTGTTTTTAGATCACTCCACCTATGCGAGTTTGCCCCACAAGTTTGAGGCGGGAACTCCGGCTATTGCCGAGGCGATCGCTCTGGGAGCAGCCGTAGACTATCTCTCGACCCTGGGCATGGACAACATCGCTGCCTACGAGCACGAGTTGACGGCCTATCTCTACCAGCAGATGCAGACGATTCCCGAAGTCACTCTCTACGGCCCGCTTCCCCAAGCCGACGGCAGTGGACGAGCAGCCCTGGCTACCTTCACCGTCGAGGGCGTTCACGCGCAGGATTTGTCTACCCTGTTGGATCAGTCAGGCATTGCCATTCGCTCGGGTCACCACTGCACCCAACCGCTGCACCGCGTTTTAGAGGTAGATTCCACCGCACGGGCTAGTCTCTATTTCTATAACACCAAAGCCGAAATCGATAGCTTTATCGCTGCCCTCAAAGACACCATCGAGTTTTTCAAAGGCGTTTTTGAAGACGACGATTAA
- a CDS encoding DUF4926 domain-containing protein, giving the protein MVDIQLHDLVALMEDTTAQRFPKGGEILLRRGQVGTVVEELSNGEAFEIEFSQSDGQAYAMLAVKANQLIRLYYEPVELAAAG; this is encoded by the coding sequence ATGGTAGATATTCAACTTCACGACCTTGTAGCTCTCATGGAAGATACTACGGCTCAACGCTTTCCTAAAGGAGGCGAGATTCTCCTGCGTCGTGGTCAGGTTGGCACAGTGGTTGAGGAACTAAGCAATGGCGAAGCCTTCGAGATTGAATTTTCTCAATCTGATGGTCAGGCTTACGCCATGCTTGCGGTTAAAGCCAATCAACTGATTCGCCTCTATTACGAACCTGTCGAACTAGCTGCTGCGGGTTAG
- a CDS encoding DUF6883 domain-containing protein, with protein sequence MHSSGQHKARLFRSKLGITLENKQVLIAALASAAQQKEAFFTTSDQHGDRYVVDFHMQTQAGASTVRSAWIIRQGESYPRLTSVYPI encoded by the coding sequence ATGCACTCAAGCGGTCAGCACAAAGCCCGATTGTTTCGCTCAAAATTGGGGATTACCCTAGAAAATAAGCAAGTGCTGATCGCTGCTCTAGCCAGTGCAGCTCAACAAAAGGAGGCGTTTTTTACAACCTCAGATCAGCACGGCGATCGCTACGTGGTTGACTTCCATATGCAAACTCAAGCAGGTGCATCCACGGTGCGAAGTGCATGGATTATTCGGCAGGGTGAGAGCTATCCACGATTGACCAGCGTTTACCCCATTTGA